In a single window of the Candidatus Poribacteria bacterium genome:
- a CDS encoding beta-galactosidase, whose product MSSIYLIVGSILATGYLASDKSDTTGVTLLDFGSAFNVKAISTHDAAAELVWRAEGYALRVRTGHSQPWPGITLKAPSGRWDLSAWTRITLDVHNLSDRQVCIFLRVNNPGADGRRNCVTGSVELAPGGSGTLTVPLRRRLPQPLAEKLFGMRGYPGGMVKEGGIDASDITQLLLFVNRPETDHLFEITSPRAVGPYSQPEWLNMSPEDFFPMIDRYGQFIHEEWPGKTSSDEDLHRRREEETVDLTAHPGPKGWDRFGGWMDGPRLKATGFFRVQKYKGKWWLVDPEGCLFWSHGIDCVRWTTGVTPITNREFYFAELPPKESPFGIFYGSASWAPHGYYHGKHYETFNFTGANLLRKYGPDWKRIFSDLCHRRLRSWGMNTIGNWSESEICLMRRTPYVVAINGMGRPIEGSAGYWGKFPDPFDPSFKSSLHNRMKEERGRSANDPWCIGYFVHNELSWGDEFSLAEAALLSPADQPAKQEFLRFLRGKYGGIEALNNVWGTNYESWDDLLISRRAPSRDRAGEDLKAFYTEIAEAYFRICREAVKEIAPNQLYLGCRFAWVNELAIQAAAKYCDVISFNRYQRSVADLHLPDGMDKPVIIGEFHFGALDRGMFHTGLVPVKDQQERAQAYINYVHSALGNPLIVGTHWFQFGDQPTTGRGDGENYQIGFLDICDTPYIETIKACREVGYTMYPYRMHAGK is encoded by the coding sequence ATGAGCTCTATCTATCTGATCGTGGGATCGATCCTGGCGACAGGTTATCTCGCCAGCGATAAATCAGATACAACGGGCGTAACCCTTTTGGATTTCGGCTCCGCCTTCAACGTTAAGGCGATATCGACGCATGACGCCGCCGCCGAGCTGGTTTGGCGAGCTGAAGGCTATGCCCTTCGGGTTAGAACAGGTCATTCGCAGCCCTGGCCGGGGATAACGCTTAAGGCGCCATCCGGCAGGTGGGATCTATCCGCATGGACCAGAATCACCCTGGATGTCCATAACCTGAGCGATCGCCAGGTGTGTATCTTCCTGCGCGTGAACAACCCCGGGGCGGACGGGCGGCGAAACTGTGTGACCGGATCGGTCGAACTTGCCCCTGGAGGATCAGGGACGCTTACTGTGCCGCTCCGTCGCCGATTGCCCCAGCCCCTGGCGGAAAAGCTCTTCGGTATGCGGGGATATCCAGGCGGAATGGTTAAGGAGGGGGGAATCGATGCGTCGGATATCACACAGCTTCTCCTCTTCGTAAACCGCCCCGAAACCGATCATCTTTTCGAGATAACAAGTCCCAGAGCTGTCGGTCCCTACAGTCAGCCAGAGTGGCTGAATATGTCGCCGGAGGATTTCTTCCCGATGATCGATCGTTACGGTCAGTTTATCCATGAGGAATGGCCCGGCAAAACGAGTTCTGATGAGGATCTCCATCGGCGACGTGAGGAAGAGACGGTTGATCTCACCGCTCATCCCGGCCCCAAAGGATGGGATCGGTTCGGCGGCTGGATGGATGGGCCAAGGCTGAAGGCCACGGGATTTTTCCGAGTCCAGAAATACAAGGGCAAATGGTGGCTGGTCGATCCGGAGGGATGTCTTTTCTGGTCACACGGTATCGATTGTGTCAGGTGGACAACCGGCGTGACACCTATAACAAACCGCGAATTTTATTTCGCCGAACTGCCGCCTAAGGAGTCACCGTTCGGGATCTTCTACGGAAGTGCCTCCTGGGCGCCTCATGGATACTATCACGGCAAACATTATGAGACGTTTAACTTCACAGGCGCGAATCTGCTGAGGAAATACGGCCCCGATTGGAAACGGATCTTCAGCGATCTCTGCCACCGTCGACTGCGCAGTTGGGGGATGAATACGATCGGGAACTGGTCGGAATCAGAGATCTGCCTGATGCGACGCACGCCGTATGTGGTGGCGATCAACGGAATGGGGCGACCGATCGAGGGCAGCGCCGGCTATTGGGGGAAATTCCCCGATCCATTCGATCCCAGCTTCAAAAGCTCCCTGCACAACCGAATGAAGGAGGAACGAGGGCGGAGCGCTAACGATCCGTGGTGTATCGGTTACTTCGTCCATAATGAGTTGAGCTGGGGCGATGAGTTCTCGCTCGCCGAAGCGGCGCTTCTCTCCCCCGCTGATCAACCCGCGAAACAGGAGTTTCTCCGATTTCTGCGTGGGAAATACGGGGGGATCGAAGCGCTCAATAACGTGTGGGGGACGAATTATGAAAGTTGGGATGATCTTCTTATCTCTCGCCGCGCCCCATCGCGTGATAGGGCAGGCGAGGATCTGAAAGCCTTCTACACGGAGATCGCCGAGGCCTACTTCCGAATCTGCAGGGAAGCCGTCAAGGAGATAGCGCCAAATCAGCTCTACCTCGGCTGCCGTTTCGCCTGGGTTAACGAACTGGCAATACAGGCGGCGGCCAAATACTGCGACGTTATCAGCTTCAACAGATATCAACGTAGCGTCGCCGATCTGCATTTGCCTGATGGGATGGATAAGCCGGTGATCATCGGTGAGTTCCACTTCGGAGCTCTTGATCGAGGGATGTTCCATACGGGGTTGGTGCCGGTGAAAGATCAACAGGAGCGAGCACAGGCATATATCAACTATGTCCACAGCGCCCTGGGAAACCCGCTTATCGTCGGAACACACTGGTTCCAGTTCGGCGATCAACCCACGACAGGACGAGGCGACGGGGAGAACTATCAGATCGGCTTTCTGGACATCTGCGATACCCCCTACATTGAGACGATTAAAGCATGCCGGGAGGTAGGGTACACAATGTATCCGTACCGTATGCATGCTGGGAAGTAA
- a CDS encoding LamG domain-containing protein: MRLWGIFVVLMMISAMVPMSEAIQVTDPDVAAIWLFDEPVKEEAKDISKYGHVGKIHGNVEWTEEGKFGGAMLFKGNVSWIEVPDHPSLQFPKGQDFTIAAYVKTEMSSGNPPMIVAKNYQPSETRPWYALYYANQAKQLDGHVSFFLRNAAGQSFHIASKSTINDGEWHHIAGVREGGTIRLYVDGEEEASMDGADCDVGTNPAPLHINGHLNRWLVGAFDEIILIRRALTKGEIRSLVDGGIASIFLDVSKKGKLAITWGQVKRGF, encoded by the coding sequence ATGAGGTTATGGGGGATATTTGTGGTTTTAATGATGATATCGGCTATGGTTCCCATGAGCGAAGCCATACAGGTTACTGATCCTGACGTCGCCGCCATTTGGCTCTTTGATGAACCTGTGAAGGAAGAGGCCAAAGACATATCCAAATACGGACATGTTGGGAAGATCCACGGGAACGTAGAATGGACTGAGGAGGGGAAGTTCGGCGGTGCGATGCTCTTCAAAGGGAATGTCAGTTGGATAGAGGTTCCCGACCATCCGAGCCTTCAGTTTCCTAAGGGGCAAGATTTCACCATCGCCGCATATGTGAAGACGGAGATGAGTTCTGGTAATCCGCCTATGATAGTTGCGAAGAATTACCAGCCTTCTGAGACTCGGCCGTGGTATGCGCTTTACTATGCCAATCAGGCAAAGCAGTTGGATGGACATGTCAGTTTCTTCCTCAGAAATGCCGCCGGTCAAAGCTTTCACATAGCAAGCAAATCGACCATCAATGATGGCGAATGGCACCACATAGCAGGTGTGCGTGAGGGTGGGACGATAAGGCTTTACGTGGATGGAGAGGAAGAAGCCAGCATGGACGGAGCGGATTGCGATGTGGGGACTAACCCTGCTCCTCTGCACATCAACGGTCACCTGAACAGGTGGTTGGTAGGCGCCTTCGATGAGATAATCCTCATAAGAAGGGCCTTAACGAAAGGTGAGATTAGATCCCTCGTTGATGGCGGTATCGCCAGCATATTTCTGGACGTCTCAAAAAAGGGGAAGTTAGCTATCACATGGGGACAGGTAAAGCGAGGGTTTTAA
- a CDS encoding GNAT family N-acetyltransferase — protein MYRKLSTVTLKSGEIMEIGVVKAPDEEYASRINSFLEHKPDVYKWHIRRSVREELDELETYFYIGKLGDEIIANIMTVEHLGVGILGHVFTKPEHRRKGACAAVMREQMEDFRRRGGKALYLGTGYGGVAYHIYSSFGFRSVVPGSGFMRYFAEEDFESRWFDPRETTVRVKEVQWHDWAKMTALTGVVEGDWLRSVMIPIYGPTNFEGGFLALKRELEEGRRYREVKLLESEKTGAIVGFAALMDDPRWGGNVCLLDLFVHPNFWSSADPLMDTLSWPSKKIQCFAELTSDGKIDLLKAYGFQQEGLFKGQIIKGDEKIDILCFARFPA, from the coding sequence ATGTACAGGAAGCTTTCGACCGTTACCCTCAAAAGCGGTGAGATTATGGAGATAGGGGTGGTAAAGGCCCCGGATGAGGAATACGCTTCGAGGATAAACTCCTTCCTCGAACATAAGCCCGATGTGTACAAATGGCATATCAGGCGATCGGTCAGGGAGGAGCTGGATGAGCTTGAGACTTATTTCTACATCGGTAAGCTCGGCGATGAGATCATAGCGAACATCATGACCGTAGAGCATCTGGGGGTTGGGATACTGGGACATGTCTTCACGAAACCCGAGCATCGCCGTAAAGGGGCCTGTGCGGCTGTGATGAGGGAGCAGATGGAGGATTTTCGCCGGCGCGGGGGGAAGGCGCTTTACCTCGGCACGGGATATGGCGGAGTGGCATATCATATATATTCGAGCTTTGGCTTCAGAAGCGTGGTTCCCGGTTCAGGATTCATGAGGTATTTCGCCGAAGAGGATTTCGAGTCGAGGTGGTTTGACCCTCGGGAGACAACGGTCAGGGTTAAGGAGGTTCAATGGCACGACTGGGCGAAGATGACGGCGCTGACCGGCGTGGTGGAGGGGGACTGGCTCAGGAGCGTCATGATCCCCATCTACGGGCCGACCAACTTCGAGGGAGGGTTCCTGGCACTGAAGAGGGAGCTCGAGGAGGGAAGAAGATACAGAGAGGTTAAGCTGCTGGAGTCCGAAAAGACCGGGGCGATCGTGGGATTTGCTGCTCTGATGGATGACCCAAGGTGGGGCGGGAATGTCTGCCTGCTCGATCTGTTCGTCCACCCCAATTTCTGGTCCTCGGCTGATCCGCTGATGGATACGCTTTCCTGGCCGAGCAAAAAGATCCAATGTTTCGCTGAGCTCACCTCAGACGGAAAGATCGATCTGCTTAAAGCCTATGGATTTCAGCAGGAGGGACTCTTCAAAGGACAGATCATCAAAGGGGATGAAAAGATAGATATCCTCTGTTTTGCCCGTTTCCCCGCTTAG
- a CDS encoding alpha-N-arabinofuranosidase — MAVISVDLRRRIDEISPLIYGNFIEHLGRCIYGGVYDPDSPLSDERGFRRDVIEAAKRLKVTILRWPGGNFVSGYHWMDGIGPKEARPKRMELAWHTVETNQFGTDEFIQFCRLLETEPYICVNMGNGTMDEAQAWVEYCNGREDTYYANLRRKYGHEEPYEVKFWGLGNEVSGNWQIGHKEAEDYAKLALEFAKVMRWTDPSIKLVACGSCMQNAYDMNWNRVVVEKLTGICDYIAIHMYVNNRQDNYYEYMAVSEKIERYIRAVRGIIDWGVYHHNGKKMKIAFDEWNATPSFPNDHPKHGRYTLEDALVVAMFLNSFIRNADYVKIANMAQLVNVIPPIMTKPDDMFLQTIFFPLELYANENGSVALDVHCECDSFESEGYGKVPYLDVSASYNPESDHLTINVVNRHSSDPITAKIENHFGRLIEAGMVFEITGEDVKVTNDFSEKENAKTVKRPISVPGNEFSYEFPPHSITTLKLAVR; from the coding sequence ATGGCCGTCATATCGGTCGATCTGAGACGGCGTATAGATGAGATATCGCCGCTGATTTACGGAAATTTCATAGAACATCTAGGAAGATGTATCTACGGTGGAGTCTACGACCCGGACTCCCCCCTGTCGGATGAGAGGGGATTCAGAAGGGACGTGATCGAGGCAGCTAAAAGGTTGAAGGTCACCATTCTCAGATGGCCCGGCGGCAACTTCGTCTCCGGATATCACTGGATGGATGGGATCGGCCCGAAGGAAGCTAGGCCCAAGAGGATGGAGCTGGCATGGCATACCGTCGAGACGAACCAGTTCGGCACGGACGAGTTCATACAGTTCTGCAGACTCCTCGAGACGGAGCCTTATATCTGCGTCAACATGGGCAACGGCACGATGGACGAGGCTCAGGCTTGGGTCGAATACTGTAACGGCAGGGAGGATACATATTACGCGAACCTGAGGAGAAAATACGGGCACGAGGAGCCGTATGAGGTTAAATTCTGGGGATTGGGAAATGAGGTCTCGGGAAATTGGCAGATAGGGCATAAAGAGGCGGAGGACTACGCGAAGCTCGCCCTTGAGTTCGCCAAAGTCATGAGATGGACCGATCCGTCGATAAAACTGGTCGCGTGTGGCTCCTGTATGCAGAACGCATACGATATGAACTGGAACAGGGTGGTCGTCGAAAAACTGACCGGCATATGCGATTACATCGCCATCCACATGTACGTGAACAACCGTCAGGATAACTACTACGAATACATGGCCGTCTCGGAAAAGATCGAGAGGTACATTCGGGCCGTGAGAGGGATAATCGATTGGGGAGTATATCACCATAACGGCAAGAAGATGAAGATAGCCTTCGACGAATGGAACGCCACGCCCAGTTTCCCAAACGATCACCCCAAACACGGACGGTACACCTTGGAGGACGCCCTCGTGGTGGCGATGTTCCTTAACTCCTTCATCCGAAACGCCGATTATGTTAAGATCGCCAATATGGCTCAATTGGTCAACGTTATCCCTCCCATCATGACCAAGCCCGACGACATGTTCCTTCAGACGATCTTCTTCCCGCTGGAGCTTTACGCAAATGAGAACGGATCCGTGGCGCTCGACGTACACTGCGAGTGCGATTCGTTCGAGAGCGAGGGATATGGCAAAGTGCCCTATCTGGATGTGTCGGCGAGCTATAATCCCGAAAGCGATCACCTCACCATAAACGTCGTCAACAGGCATTCCTCCGATCCGATAACGGCCAAGATAGAGAATCATTTCGGCAGATTGATCGAAGCGGGAATGGTTTTTGAGATAACGGGCGAGGACGTCAAGGTGACGAACGATTTTTCAGAGAAGGAGAACGCCAAGACGGTCAAAAGGCCGATCTCGGTCCCCGGAAACGAGTTCTCCTACGAGTTTCCGCCCCATTCCATTACAACTCTGAAGCTTGCCGTGAGGTGA
- the hisH gene encoding imidazole glycerol phosphate synthase subunit HisH produces the protein MMAIIDYGMGNLRSVQKGFERVGFKAIVTDDPRKVREADAIVLPGVGAFGAAMERLRRSGLAEEIVQAIKDGKPYLGICLGLQLLLSESEEGGRFEGMDLIKGRVVRFQTDMKVPHMGWNQVRIVRPNPLLKDIPDNSYFYFVHSYYVVPEDKSLIASTTEYGVEFTSMVWHDNLFAVQFHPEKSQRLGLRILKNFGELAKR, from the coding sequence ATGATGGCGATAATCGACTACGGCATGGGGAATCTGAGGAGCGTGCAGAAGGGTTTCGAGCGCGTGGGATTCAAGGCGATCGTGACGGACGATCCCCGCAAGGTGAGAGAGGCGGATGCGATCGTGCTCCCCGGCGTTGGAGCGTTCGGGGCGGCGATGGAAAGGCTCAGGCGATCCGGGCTCGCCGAGGAGATCGTCCAGGCCATTAAGGATGGAAAACCATATCTGGGAATCTGCCTCGGGCTACAGCTGCTCCTCTCCGAAAGCGAGGAGGGCGGCAGATTTGAGGGGATGGATCTGATCAAAGGACGTGTGGTCAGGTTTCAAACCGATATGAAGGTGCCTCACATGGGATGGAACCAGGTGAGGATCGTCAGACCCAATCCTCTTCTGAAGGACATCCCGGATAACTCCTACTTCTATTTCGTCCATTCCTATTACGTCGTTCCCGAAGATAAATCGCTGATCGCCAGCACCACCGAATACGGCGTGGAATTCACCTCGATGGTCTGGCATGATAACCTCTTCGCAGTGCAGTTCCATCCCGAAAAGAGCCAGAGATTGGGTTTAAGAATATTGAAAAACTTCGGGGAGCTGGCGAAGAGATGA
- the hisB gene encoding imidazoleglycerol-phosphate dehydratase HisB, whose translation MRVAQVERETGETKVKVRLSLDGEGRYDISTGIGFLDHMLELFAKHGLFDLELHAEGDLHVDYHHTVEDVGICLGEAISKALGDKSGIRRFGFFILPMFESLAIVSVDVCGRGFLSFNVPDLEGKIGDFDCELVEEFFNGFVGRAGITMHVLVQYGSNRHHIVEAIFKAFAKALDMATQMDERVKGVPSTKGVLE comes from the coding sequence ATGAGAGTCGCCCAGGTGGAAAGGGAGACAGGTGAAACGAAAGTTAAAGTCAGGCTTTCTCTCGACGGTGAGGGGAGATATGATATATCGACCGGGATCGGTTTTTTAGATCATATGCTCGAGCTCTTCGCCAAACATGGCCTTTTCGACCTGGAGCTCCATGCTGAGGGTGATCTGCATGTCGATTACCACCACACCGTTGAGGATGTGGGAATATGTCTCGGCGAGGCAATATCGAAGGCTCTGGGGGACAAATCTGGGATCAGGCGATTCGGATTCTTCATCCTACCGATGTTCGAATCGCTGGCCATCGTCTCGGTGGATGTATGCGGGAGGGGATTTTTAAGCTTTAACGTCCCAGATCTGGAGGGGAAGATAGGGGATTTCGACTGCGAGCTGGTCGAGGAGTTCTTCAACGGTTTCGTCGGACGAGCAGGGATAACAATGCACGTCCTGGTTCAATATGGATCGAACAGACACCATATCGTCGAGGCCATCTTCAAAGCCTTCGCCAAAGCGCTGGACATGGCTACACAGATGGATGAGAGGGTCAAAGGTGTGCCTTCGACGAAGGGGGTGCTGGAGTGA
- the hisC gene encoding histidinol-phosphate transaminase translates to MKRYLREDIEQLKPYIVHRYADLIKMDANENPFDLPAELKELICLELRKTPINRYPDGSALDLRKALAERLLVDPDQIVMGNGSDELIGHIITLFASPKTRVLYPVPTFSMYGIISRIQGVKTVEVPLTENFDIDPDQMMKGLVGSPNIVFLSYPNNPTGNCFDEDIIRALLERSDTLVVMDEAYFEFSGRSFLPMLDRFDNLVILRTFSKAYGLAGLRVGYMIAQRDLAEQVNKVRLPYNLNSISQMAALKAMRFDQEMAERVHLIISERERLYQEMLRMENVHPFPSDANFILFRVPDATGCFEGLLERGILVRNLDSGMLRGCLRVTVGSPKQNELFLEALRDCV, encoded by the coding sequence GTGAAAAGGTATCTCAGAGAGGATATAGAACAGCTTAAACCATACATCGTCCATCGCTACGCTGACCTCATTAAGATGGACGCTAACGAAAACCCGTTCGATCTTCCCGCGGAGCTTAAGGAGCTCATATGCCTGGAGCTTAGAAAGACGCCGATCAACAGATATCCCGACGGCTCCGCCCTCGATCTGAGAAAGGCTTTGGCCGAAAGGCTTCTCGTCGATCCGGATCAGATCGTCATGGGTAACGGCTCCGACGAGCTCATCGGCCACATAATAACCCTCTTCGCTTCCCCCAAAACCAGGGTTCTCTATCCGGTGCCTACCTTCTCGATGTACGGAATCATATCCCGCATACAGGGGGTAAAAACGGTCGAGGTCCCTTTGACCGAGAACTTCGACATAGATCCGGATCAGATGATGAAGGGTCTGGTGGGCAGCCCAAACATCGTCTTCCTCAGCTATCCCAACAATCCCACCGGTAACTGCTTCGATGAGGATATCATCAGAGCTCTGCTGGAGAGGAGCGATACGCTGGTGGTCATGGATGAGGCATATTTTGAATTTTCGGGGAGAAGTTTCCTGCCGATGTTGGATCGATTCGATAATCTCGTCATCCTGCGCACCTTCTCCAAGGCGTATGGACTGGCGGGATTGAGGGTCGGATATATGATCGCTCAGAGAGATCTCGCCGAGCAGGTGAACAAGGTCAGATTGCCCTACAACCTGAACTCGATCTCGCAGATGGCAGCTTTGAAGGCGATGAGGTTCGATCAGGAGATGGCCGAAAGGGTACATCTGATAATCTCGGAAAGGGAGAGGCTATACCAGGAGATGCTCCGGATGGAAAACGTCCATCCCTTCCCCTCCGATGCGAACTTCATCCTTTTCAGGGTACCCGATGCGACAGGATGTTTTGAGGGTCTGCTTGAGAGGGGAATCCTGGTCAGAAATCTCGATTCAGGGATGCTGAGGGGATGTCTCAGGGTAACGGTGGGAAGTCCGAAACAGAACGAACTATTTTTAGAGGCGTTGAGGGATTGTGTCTAG
- a CDS encoding sugar phosphate isomerase/epimerase encodes MKLGLLTGFSEDMVRFAAEAGFECLEISGPPGEWLADPSQAEKAKELLDENGLVAASFLTGWPSIRSSKDELSSHLDRLSKVMDICKLMGDTIITGAGPMGYDPGKSLEENVASFKEVFSPVVELAEKKDVKLAFENWPGKGPYADGGSLAVTPETWEAMFDAVQSDHLGLEFDPSHLIWQWIDPLQAARDFIGRIFIVHAKDTEIFWDKLRKRGAYQRGWWTYRLPGFANFDWPKFFALLLENGYDGNVIIEHEDPLFSGDRRKLGFQLSGNYLRRCMMKS; translated from the coding sequence ATGAAACTCGGGCTTCTGACCGGTTTCTCCGAGGATATGGTGAGGTTCGCCGCCGAGGCGGGATTTGAATGTCTTGAGATCTCCGGGCCTCCGGGCGAATGGCTCGCCGATCCATCACAGGCCGAAAAGGCCAAGGAACTCCTGGATGAAAACGGATTGGTCGCTGCCTCCTTCCTCACCGGGTGGCCCTCGATAAGATCGAGTAAGGATGAGCTGAGCTCCCATCTCGACAGGCTCTCCAAGGTGATGGATATATGCAAGCTTATGGGCGATACCATCATAACCGGCGCTGGGCCTATGGGATACGATCCTGGGAAATCCCTTGAGGAAAACGTGGCCTCCTTCAAAGAGGTGTTCTCGCCCGTCGTCGAGCTTGCTGAGAAAAAGGACGTTAAACTGGCTTTCGAGAATTGGCCCGGCAAAGGGCCATACGCCGATGGCGGGAGCCTCGCCGTAACCCCTGAGACATGGGAGGCGATGTTCGACGCCGTCCAATCGGATCACCTCGGCCTTGAATTCGATCCGTCCCACCTCATATGGCAGTGGATAGATCCGCTTCAGGCCGCGAGGGATTTCATAGGGAGGATATTCATAGTCCACGCCAAGGATACGGAGATATTCTGGGATAAGCTCAGAAAAAGAGGGGCATATCAAAGGGGATGGTGGACATACAGACTGCCGGGGTTCGCTAACTTCGACTGGCCGAAGTTCTTCGCTCTGCTCCTGGAAAACGGATATGACGGAAACGTCATCATAGAACACGAGGACCCGCTGTTCAGCGGGGATAGGCGCAAACTCGGATTCCAGCTCAGCGGTAATTATCTCAGAAGATGTATGATGAAATCCTAA
- a CDS encoding VanZ family protein, whose protein sequence is MILGFLVFRAFRSTSKSWVGEHPYLAALFFVIIFGATDEIHQSFIPGRNASPFDWMADAAGGILAMGVMKIQGRR, encoded by the coding sequence ATGATACTCGGCTTTCTGGTCTTCAGGGCGTTTCGGAGCACATCGAAGAGCTGGGTCGGCGAACATCCGTATCTGGCAGCCCTGTTTTTCGTGATCATCTTCGGGGCGACGGATGAGATACACCAGTCCTTTATCCCGGGGAGAAACGCCAGCCCGTTCGATTGGATGGCCGACGCCGCCGGGGGAATTCTGGCGATGGGCGTGATGAAAATCCAAGGTAGAAGGTGA
- a CDS encoding DUF2851 family protein, whose product MRIGIDERVVTYIWSRKRFKGELRTTDGRTISVISPGQPQRAGPDFTGAELLIEAEAVRGDVEIHVNASDWYSHDHHADPLYNGVILHVVMWDDGVSLLIRKENGERVPTVELYDKLDSSLEEIAREFYGGERQLPCTRASEKPDRVMRLLDELGWERLLEKADLIDEISSKEGFEQAVYERMMDALGFSSNRGTFCRLARLERSEGLFGMERMQIEARLFATSGLLPDPTEEMDGRTKDYVSALRDRLEGWEAVEGGLSREDWRFSGIRPANSPARRIAAAAYLLSVNGEGLLARPLEIVERLIEGRISKRQAVSALRKGFIVPATGYWMDHLDFGRRMRPTVNLIGPSRASDITVNVILPALYLWAAKSQSSTLSEAVSEIYSAYPKLQENYITRKLTDILGPIKPDGARKQQGLIFIYKTFCSAGSCDICPLAEGNL is encoded by the coding sequence ATGAGGATCGGGATAGATGAAAGAGTCGTGACATACATCTGGTCGAGAAAGCGGTTCAAAGGGGAACTCAGGACGACAGACGGTAGAACGATATCGGTGATCTCCCCCGGTCAACCGCAGAGAGCCGGCCCGGATTTTACAGGAGCCGAGCTGCTTATCGAAGCCGAGGCGGTGAGGGGAGATGTCGAGATACACGTCAACGCATCGGATTGGTACTCGCACGATCATCATGCCGATCCGCTCTATAACGGCGTGATCCTACATGTGGTGATGTGGGATGACGGGGTGAGCCTTCTTATAAGGAAGGAGAACGGCGAGAGGGTGCCGACCGTGGAGCTATACGATAAGCTCGACTCGTCTCTGGAGGAGATCGCCAGGGAGTTTTATGGAGGCGAAAGGCAGCTCCCGTGTACAAGGGCGTCCGAAAAGCCCGATAGGGTGATGAGACTGCTGGATGAATTGGGATGGGAAAGACTGCTGGAGAAGGCCGATCTCATAGATGAGATCAGCTCAAAAGAGGGTTTCGAACAGGCGGTCTATGAGAGGATGATGGACGCTTTGGGATTTTCGTCCAATAGAGGAACCTTCTGCCGATTGGCGAGGCTCGAAAGATCTGAGGGCCTCTTCGGGATGGAGCGGATGCAGATCGAGGCTAGGCTATTTGCGACATCCGGCCTGTTGCCCGATCCAACGGAGGAGATGGACGGCAGGACGAAGGATTACGTGTCGGCCCTGCGTGATAGACTTGAAGGGTGGGAAGCGGTGGAGGGAGGGCTTTCCAGGGAGGACTGGAGATTTTCGGGCATACGCCCCGCCAACTCGCCCGCAAGAAGGATCGCTGCCGCTGCGTATCTCCTCTCAGTTAACGGCGAGGGGCTCCTGGCAAGGCCGCTTGAGATCGTGGAACGGCTTATAGAGGGGAGGATCAGCAAACGTCAGGCCGTCTCCGCCCTGAGAAAGGGTTTCATCGTGCCCGCCACCGGATACTGGATGGATCACCTTGACTTCGGACGCAGGATGAGGCCGACGGTAAACCTTATTGGGCCTTCCAGAGCCTCGGATATAACCGTTAACGTGATCCTGCCCGCCCTCTACCTTTGGGCGGCTAAGAGTCAGAGCTCAACGCTTTCAGAGGCCGTATCGGAGATCTACTCCGCGTATCCTAAACTTCAGGAAAACTACATCACGAGGAAGCTCACGGACATTTTAGGCCCTATAAAACCCGATGGGGCGCGGAAGCAACAGGGGTTGATCTTCATATACAAAACCTTCTGCTCCGCAGGAAGCTGCGACATATGTCCGCTCGCCGAGGGTAACCTCTAA